From the genome of Candidatus Eisenbacteria bacterium:
CCTTTGGCGTTATCCTTCGGTCTTCTTGGGTGGCGTGCCACCGGCTTCCGGCGCCGGGGCTGCGGGCGCAGCTCCCTCGGCGGTCGGCGCCACGGCGGCTGCCTCGGGCGCGGCCTCGACGGGCTTCTCTTCGATCGTGGGCGGCAGCACGGTCACGACCGTCTGCGCCTGGTCGCCGATCGGCGTCACGCCCTCCGGCAGAGTGATCTCCGAGAGGTGGATGGCGTCGTGGATGTCGAGCGCCGAGACGTCGACTTCGATGAACTCGGGAATCTCGGTCGGCAGGCACTCGACGTGCACCTCGCGGAGAATCGGCTGCAGGATGCCGCCGTTGACCACGCCCGCGGGCTTGCCGACGAAGTGCAGCGGCACCGAGACTTCGAGGCGCTCCGTGAGATCGACCTCGTAGAAATCCGCATGGAGCACGGCGCCGCTCACCGGATGGAGCTGCATCTCACGCACCAGCACCATGCGCTCGTGGAGATCCGGATCCGCGCCGCCGGCGTGCAGCAGGCGGATCAAGTGCGACCCTTCGAGGTGGGCGATCTTCCGTTCGAATTCCTCGGCGCTCACGGTGATGGACGTGGTGGTGCGCTTGG
Proteins encoded in this window:
- a CDS encoding 50S ribosomal protein L25 is translated as METVEVTIERRSGQGKGPSRRSRAGGRVPAILYGPKRTTTSITVSAEEFERKIAHLEGSHLIRLLHAGGADPDLHERMVLVREMQLHPVSGAVLHADFYEVDLTERLEVSVPLHFVGKPAGVVNGGILQPILREVHVECLPTEIPEFIEVDVSALDIHDAIHLSEITLPEGVTPIGDQAQTVVTVLPPTIEEKPVEAAPEAAAVAPTAEGAAPAAPAPEAGGTPPKKTEG